A single window of Colletes latitarsis isolate SP2378_abdomen chromosome 4, iyColLati1, whole genome shotgun sequence DNA harbors:
- the Crmp gene encoding collapsin Response Mediator Protein isoform X4, with the protein MSRSAAAVISDKRYEGAVVFGETLACSVAVDGRVQYGKDIEKARRYVTSPPLRPDSPTAVYLIDSLIDDHLQVVGSDNCTFNADQKALGKDDFSKIPNGVNGVEDRMSVVWQKGYHNGTMDAARFVAVTSTNAAKIFNLYPKKGLIAVGSDADIIILNQFKDRTISAETHVQAVDFNIFEGMEIEGAIEYVIVGGRVCVDEYELKAVHGFGKFVETPCHNEYVYDMIKNREKRPRGVARNDVEAKKHAEEDAAIAKEKEQVRAAALAKTHQMNNSSPNPKPKIKMPDCVPTLPDSAVVTPSSKGPRLKGQRNLQDTTFSISDDVEEARRACIRVNNPPGGRSAGGFW; encoded by the exons ATGAGCAGAAGCGCCGCCGCAGTTATATCGGATAAAAGATACGAGGGTGCCGTCGTGTTCGGAGAGACTCTCGCATGTAGCGTGGCTGTCGATGGTAGGGTACAATATGGAAAAGATATCGAAAAAGCGAGACGTTACGTTACTAGTCCGCCGTTGAGACCCGATTCCCCGACAGCTGTGTATCTAATCGATAGCCTAATCGA CGACCACCTCCAGGTCGTTGGTAGCGACAACTGCACCTTCAATGCGGACCAAAAGGCTCTGGGCAAAGACGACTTCTCGAAGATCCCGAACGGCGTGAACGGCGTCGAAGATAGAATGTCGGTCGTTTGGCAAAAGGGTTACCACAATGGAACAATGGACGCCGCGAGATTCGTGGCGGTGACGAGCACGAACGCCGCGAAGATCTTCAACTTATATCCGAAGAAAGGATTGATAGCGGTCGGTTCGGATGCCGATATCATCATCTTGAATCAGTTCAAGGATCGTACGATTTCCGCCGAGACCCACGTACAGGCTGTCGACTTCAACATCTTCGAG GGAATGGAGATTGAAGGAGCAATAGAGTACGTAATAGTGGGAGGACGCGTTTGCGTGGACGAGTACGAACTGAAGGCTGTCCACGGTTTCGGAAAGTTCGTGGAGACCCCATGCCACAATGAATACGTGTATGATATGATAAAGAATAGGGAAAAG AGACCGCGTGGAGTGGCGCGAAACGACGTCGAGGCGAAGAAACACGCTGAGGAGGACGCTGCCATTGCGAAGGAGAAGGAACAGGTTAGAGCAGCGGCGCTAGCTAAGACTCATCAGATGAACAACAGTTCCCCgaacccgaaaccgaaaataaagaTGCCCGATTGCGTGCCGACGTTACCAGATTCGGCCGTGGTTACGCCATCGTCGAAAGGTCCTCGACTAAAAGGACAAAGGAATTTGCAAGACACCACTTTCTCCATCAGCG ATGACGTAGAGGAGGCGAGAAGAGCCTGTATCCGCGTGAACAATCCACCGGGTGGTCGCAGTGCAGGAGGTTTTTggtaa
- the LOC143341031 gene encoding epidermal growth factor receptor kinase substrate 8 isoform X1 — translation MPYYNSGHSPSTYKDGGSSGPSSTSGGRVSSSEPTYMMEHLATFTVTKETGIVYPADGMRRLLQLEKSNGIWSQKMQLRLERNWVLIMDNETGAVMERFPASLIQEPTAFTSRDPMEMYNNILVFTVADDSGSGQRAEMHIFQCQSVSAQDLVEDLKMLQMGKLVPGGSPRGPRGRIPPPPTLPPPEPPLNGVNVREQVSAFNANNADGQNDISREENNDEVSSTSSEKYERDVTILNHCFDDIEKFIARLQHAAAASKELERRRRNRKSKKRNLGDGMLTLRAKPPLEMEFIDIFQKFKLSFNLLAKLKAHIHDPNAPELVHFLFTPLALIVDASRDTNYDPNLPSKVVSPLLTREAVNLLINCVTSKETELWHSLGDTWLIPRDQWKGHVPPYHPIFVDGWSPEYPIPEDRDHDHLASLLNADKQKRDELPEQQNDPYYNHREVDESHYSSDYLEYESREERGGNEYFDRSYGTTSELYGREERVVDQTRAHSDISVDSIERTPRVAGMERAQEAWLDDLMARHAKIVQVTYPRTANNDKELTVVRGEYLEILDDSRKWWKARNSRGQVAHVPHTIVTPHNTSHSGENDVFNNPLYTSRYPRQGHGYNYEDSEIERTSTSPGPEATHRTHAIPPPAPADWVRKERLGKKDESIETSPINSKLISSVGTDTNLATPPPPTVENRKLMFENKSIEVAQVHPPPANVSVKVVPKTPKSSPPLPPPPPPPPPPPPPPPTPTPIPTPIPTPTPTPTPTLQSQSSVSSTSSSKTGTQKSNKSTLGAQSQDEMHQELKFVLNIYREKKQNVKDISGPDVILDQFSSPSEVHNWLMVKGFSEKTCKQLRDMTGSDIFDLTRRQMEQYCGAGEGSRLYSQITLLRTESEKKSSRKSELKGILEKARHRAEQ, via the exons ATGGAGGATCCAGTGGGCCATCGAGCACATCGGGCGGTCGAGTCAGTAGCTCCGAGCCGACGTACATGATGGAGCATTTGGCCACATTCACGGTCACGAAGGAAACCGGTATTGTTTATCCAGCGGACGGTATGCGGCGACTTCTGCAGTTGGAGAAGAGTAACGGCATTTGGAGCCAAAAGATGCAGCTCCGTCTGGAACGGAACTGGGTCCTGATCATGGACAACGAGACAGGG GCCGTCATGGAGCGATTCCCAGCCTCGTTGATACAGGAACCGACCGCATTCACGTCGAGGGACCCTATGGAGATGTATAACAACATTCTCGTCTTCACAGTGGCGGATGACAGCGGTTCCGGTCAGCGAGCAGAGATGCATATATTCCAGTGTCAAAGCGTCTCGGCCCAGGACCTCGTCGAGGACTTGAAAATGTTGCAGATGGGTAAACTCGTGCCTGGTGGTTCACCGAGGGGTCCTAGGGGCCGTATACCTCCGCCACCGACATTGCCACCGCCAGAACCACCCTTGAACGGGGTGAACGTCCGAGAACAAGTGTCCGCCTTTAACGCTAACAATG CAGACGGCCAGAACGATATATCTCGCGAAGAGAACAACGACGAGGTCTCCTCGACATCCTCGGAGAAGTATGAACGCGACGTGACGATCCTCAACCATTGCTTCGACGACATCGAGAAGTTTATCGCGCGCCTGCAGCACGCGGCGGCCGCGTCCAAGGAGCTGGAGCGCCGCAGACGCAACCGGAAGTCGAAGAAGAGAAACCTGGGCGACGGTATGTTGACGTTAAGGGCGAAACCGCCGCTGGAGATGGAGTTCATCGACATCTTCCAGAAGTTCAAGCTCTCGTTCAACTTGCTGGCTAAGCTCAAGGCCCACATCCACGATCCCAACGCCCCCGAGCTGGTCCACTTCCTCTTCACGCCTCTGGCTCTCATCGTGGACGCGTCCCGCGACACCAACTACGATCCCAATCTGCCCAGCAAAGTGGTGTCCCCGTTGTTGACCAGAGAGGCGGTCAATCTACTGATCAATTGCGTGACCAGCAAAGAGACCGAGTTGTGGCACTCTCTGGGCGACACCTGGTTGATACCGCGCGACCAATGGAAGGGACACGTGCCACCGTATCATCCCATCTTCGTGGACGGTTGGTCACCGGAGTATCCGATACCCGAGGACAGGGACCACGATCACTTAGCCTCGCTGCTGAACGCTGACAAACAAAAGAGGGACGAGCTACCCGAGCAACAGAACGATCCTTACTACAATCACCGGGAGGTGGACGAGTCGCATTACAGCAGCGATTACTTGGAATACGAGAGCAGAGAGGAGCGCGGTGGCAACGAGTACTTCGACAGGAGTTACGGTACCACCTCTGAACTCTATGGCAGAGAGGAGAGAGTGGTCGATCAGACGAGGGCTCACAGCGACATATCCGTCGATTCTATCGAGAGAACACCGAGGGTCGCCGGGATGGAACGAGCCCAGGAAGCCTGGCTGGACGACCTGATGGCCAGACACGCGAAGATCGTGCAGGTCACTTATCCCAGAACGGCGAACAACGACAAAGAGCTGACGGTCGTTAGGGGCGAGTATCTGGAGATACTCGACGACAGCCGGAAGTGGTGGAAGGCGAGGAATTCCAGGGGCCAGGTCGCGCACGTGCCGCACACCATCGTCACGCCCCACAATACGTCCCATTCCGGCGAGAACGACGTTTTCAACAATCCTCTGTACACCAGCCGATATCCGCGACAGGGGCACGGCTACAATTACGAG GATTCGGAAATTGAGAGAACCAGCACTAGTCCAGGCCCGGAAGCCACTCATCGGACACACGCGATTCCACCACCGGCGCCTGCAGATTGGGTGAGGAAAGAGAGACTCGGGAAAAAAG ATGAGTCTATTGAAACGTCACCTATCAATAGCAAGTTAATATCCTCGGTTGGGACCGACACCAACTTAGCCACACCACCACCCCCCACCGTCGAAAATCGGAAATTAATGTTCGAGAACAAATCAATTGAGGTAGCTCAAGTTCATCCACCACCCGCTAATGTGTCTGTGAAGGTGGTTCCTAAAACACCAAAATCATCACCACCACTGCCTCCACCACCTCCACCACCTCCTCCACCTCCTCCACCTCCTCCAACTCCAACTCCAATTCCAACTCCAATTCCAACTCCAACTCCAACTCCAACTCCAACTTTGCAAAGTCAGTCATCGGTCTCATCTACCAGCTCGAGCAAAACAGGAACGCAGAAAAGCAACAAGTCTACCCTTG GGGCTCAAAGTCAGGATGAAATGCACCAGGAACTGAAGTTTGTCCTGAACATCTACCGCGAGAAGAAACAAAACGTGAAAGACATTTCGGGTCCCGACGTTATTTTGGATCAATTTTCATCTCCTAGTGAAGTGCACAACTGGTTGATGGTTAAAGGATTTTCAGAAAA GACTTGCAAACAGTTGAGGGATATGACTGGTTCGGATATATTTGATCTAACTAGACGACAAATGGAGCAATACTGCGGCGCAGGAGAAGGCTCTAGACTCTATAGCCAAATTACATTATTACGAACTGAATCCGAG AAGAAGAGTTCTCGAAAATCGGAATTGAAGGGAATATTGGAAAAAGCTCGGCACAGAGCAGAACAATAG
- the LOC143341031 gene encoding epidermal growth factor receptor kinase substrate 8 isoform X2 → MPYYNSGHSPSTYKDGGSSGPSSTSGGRVSSSEPTYMMEHLATFTVTKETGIVYPADGMRRLLQLEKSNGIWSQKMQLRLERNWVLIMDNETGAVMERFPASLIQEPTAFTSRDPMEMYNNILVFTVADDSGSGQRAEMHIFQCQSVSAQDLVEDLKMLQMGKLVPGGSPRGPRGRIPPPPTLPPPEPPLNGVNVREQVSAFNANNADGQNDISREENNDEVSSTSSEKYERDVTILNHCFDDIEKFIARLQHAAAASKELERRRRNRKSKKRNLGDGMLTLRAKPPLEMEFIDIFQKFKLSFNLLAKLKAHIHDPNAPELVHFLFTPLALIVDASRDTNYDPNLPSKVVSPLLTREAVNLLINCVTSKETELWHSLGDTWLIPRDQWKGHVPPYHPIFVDGWSPEYPIPEDRDHDHLASLLNADKQKRDELPEQQNDPYYNHREVDESHYSSDYLEYESREERGGNEYFDRSYGTTSELYGREERVVDQTRAHSDISVDSIERTPRVAGMERAQEAWLDDLMARHAKIVQVTYPRTANNDKELTVVRGEYLEILDDSRKWWKARNSRGQVAHVPHTIVTPHNTSHSGENDVFNNPLYTSRYPRQGHGYNYEDSEIERTSTSPGPEATHRTHAIPPPAPADWVRKERLGKKDESIETSPINSKLISSVGTDTNLATPPPPTVENRKLMFENKSIEVAQVHPPPANVSVKVVPKTPKSSPPLPPPPPPPPPPPPPPPTPTPIPTPIPTPTPTPTPTLQSQSSVSSTSSSKTGTQKSNKSTLGKIVILSFLTIDT, encoded by the exons ATGGAGGATCCAGTGGGCCATCGAGCACATCGGGCGGTCGAGTCAGTAGCTCCGAGCCGACGTACATGATGGAGCATTTGGCCACATTCACGGTCACGAAGGAAACCGGTATTGTTTATCCAGCGGACGGTATGCGGCGACTTCTGCAGTTGGAGAAGAGTAACGGCATTTGGAGCCAAAAGATGCAGCTCCGTCTGGAACGGAACTGGGTCCTGATCATGGACAACGAGACAGGG GCCGTCATGGAGCGATTCCCAGCCTCGTTGATACAGGAACCGACCGCATTCACGTCGAGGGACCCTATGGAGATGTATAACAACATTCTCGTCTTCACAGTGGCGGATGACAGCGGTTCCGGTCAGCGAGCAGAGATGCATATATTCCAGTGTCAAAGCGTCTCGGCCCAGGACCTCGTCGAGGACTTGAAAATGTTGCAGATGGGTAAACTCGTGCCTGGTGGTTCACCGAGGGGTCCTAGGGGCCGTATACCTCCGCCACCGACATTGCCACCGCCAGAACCACCCTTGAACGGGGTGAACGTCCGAGAACAAGTGTCCGCCTTTAACGCTAACAATG CAGACGGCCAGAACGATATATCTCGCGAAGAGAACAACGACGAGGTCTCCTCGACATCCTCGGAGAAGTATGAACGCGACGTGACGATCCTCAACCATTGCTTCGACGACATCGAGAAGTTTATCGCGCGCCTGCAGCACGCGGCGGCCGCGTCCAAGGAGCTGGAGCGCCGCAGACGCAACCGGAAGTCGAAGAAGAGAAACCTGGGCGACGGTATGTTGACGTTAAGGGCGAAACCGCCGCTGGAGATGGAGTTCATCGACATCTTCCAGAAGTTCAAGCTCTCGTTCAACTTGCTGGCTAAGCTCAAGGCCCACATCCACGATCCCAACGCCCCCGAGCTGGTCCACTTCCTCTTCACGCCTCTGGCTCTCATCGTGGACGCGTCCCGCGACACCAACTACGATCCCAATCTGCCCAGCAAAGTGGTGTCCCCGTTGTTGACCAGAGAGGCGGTCAATCTACTGATCAATTGCGTGACCAGCAAAGAGACCGAGTTGTGGCACTCTCTGGGCGACACCTGGTTGATACCGCGCGACCAATGGAAGGGACACGTGCCACCGTATCATCCCATCTTCGTGGACGGTTGGTCACCGGAGTATCCGATACCCGAGGACAGGGACCACGATCACTTAGCCTCGCTGCTGAACGCTGACAAACAAAAGAGGGACGAGCTACCCGAGCAACAGAACGATCCTTACTACAATCACCGGGAGGTGGACGAGTCGCATTACAGCAGCGATTACTTGGAATACGAGAGCAGAGAGGAGCGCGGTGGCAACGAGTACTTCGACAGGAGTTACGGTACCACCTCTGAACTCTATGGCAGAGAGGAGAGAGTGGTCGATCAGACGAGGGCTCACAGCGACATATCCGTCGATTCTATCGAGAGAACACCGAGGGTCGCCGGGATGGAACGAGCCCAGGAAGCCTGGCTGGACGACCTGATGGCCAGACACGCGAAGATCGTGCAGGTCACTTATCCCAGAACGGCGAACAACGACAAAGAGCTGACGGTCGTTAGGGGCGAGTATCTGGAGATACTCGACGACAGCCGGAAGTGGTGGAAGGCGAGGAATTCCAGGGGCCAGGTCGCGCACGTGCCGCACACCATCGTCACGCCCCACAATACGTCCCATTCCGGCGAGAACGACGTTTTCAACAATCCTCTGTACACCAGCCGATATCCGCGACAGGGGCACGGCTACAATTACGAG GATTCGGAAATTGAGAGAACCAGCACTAGTCCAGGCCCGGAAGCCACTCATCGGACACACGCGATTCCACCACCGGCGCCTGCAGATTGGGTGAGGAAAGAGAGACTCGGGAAAAAAG ATGAGTCTATTGAAACGTCACCTATCAATAGCAAGTTAATATCCTCGGTTGGGACCGACACCAACTTAGCCACACCACCACCCCCCACCGTCGAAAATCGGAAATTAATGTTCGAGAACAAATCAATTGAGGTAGCTCAAGTTCATCCACCACCCGCTAATGTGTCTGTGAAGGTGGTTCCTAAAACACCAAAATCATCACCACCACTGCCTCCACCACCTCCACCACCTCCTCCACCTCCTCCACCTCCTCCAACTCCAACTCCAATTCCAACTCCAATTCCAACTCCAACTCCAACTCCAACTCCAACTTTGCAAAGTCAGTCATCGGTCTCATCTACCAGCTCGAGCAAAACAGGAACGCAGAAAAGCAACAAGTCTACCCTTGGTAAAATTGTAATACTTTCATTCCTTACAATAGATACTTAA
- the LOC143341031 gene encoding epidermal growth factor receptor kinase substrate 8 isoform X3 has translation MHIFQCQSVSAQDLVEDLKMLQMGKLVPGGSPRGPRGRIPPPPTLPPPEPPLNGVNVREQVSAFNANNADGQNDISREENNDEVSSTSSEKYERDVTILNHCFDDIEKFIARLQHAAAASKELERRRRNRKSKKRNLGDGMLTLRAKPPLEMEFIDIFQKFKLSFNLLAKLKAHIHDPNAPELVHFLFTPLALIVDASRDTNYDPNLPSKVVSPLLTREAVNLLINCVTSKETELWHSLGDTWLIPRDQWKGHVPPYHPIFVDGWSPEYPIPEDRDHDHLASLLNADKQKRDELPEQQNDPYYNHREVDESHYSSDYLEYESREERGGNEYFDRSYGTTSELYGREERVVDQTRAHSDISVDSIERTPRVAGMERAQEAWLDDLMARHAKIVQVTYPRTANNDKELTVVRGEYLEILDDSRKWWKARNSRGQVAHVPHTIVTPHNTSHSGENDVFNNPLYTSRYPRQGHGYNYEDSEIERTSTSPGPEATHRTHAIPPPAPADWVRKERLGKKDESIETSPINSKLISSVGTDTNLATPPPPTVENRKLMFENKSIEVAQVHPPPANVSVKVVPKTPKSSPPLPPPPPPPPPPPPPPPTPTPIPTPIPTPTPTPTPTLQSQSSVSSTSSSKTGTQKSNKSTLGAQSQDEMHQELKFVLNIYREKKQNVKDISGPDVILDQFSSPSEVHNWLMVKGFSEKTCKQLRDMTGSDIFDLTRRQMEQYCGAGEGSRLYSQITLLRTESEKKSSRKSELKGILEKARHRAEQ, from the exons ATGCATATATTCCAGTGTCAAAGCGTCTCGGCCCAGGACCTCGTCGAGGACTTGAAAATGTTGCAGATGGGTAAACTCGTGCCTGGTGGTTCACCGAGGGGTCCTAGGGGCCGTATACCTCCGCCACCGACATTGCCACCGCCAGAACCACCCTTGAACGGGGTGAACGTCCGAGAACAAGTGTCCGCCTTTAACGCTAACAATG CAGACGGCCAGAACGATATATCTCGCGAAGAGAACAACGACGAGGTCTCCTCGACATCCTCGGAGAAGTATGAACGCGACGTGACGATCCTCAACCATTGCTTCGACGACATCGAGAAGTTTATCGCGCGCCTGCAGCACGCGGCGGCCGCGTCCAAGGAGCTGGAGCGCCGCAGACGCAACCGGAAGTCGAAGAAGAGAAACCTGGGCGACGGTATGTTGACGTTAAGGGCGAAACCGCCGCTGGAGATGGAGTTCATCGACATCTTCCAGAAGTTCAAGCTCTCGTTCAACTTGCTGGCTAAGCTCAAGGCCCACATCCACGATCCCAACGCCCCCGAGCTGGTCCACTTCCTCTTCACGCCTCTGGCTCTCATCGTGGACGCGTCCCGCGACACCAACTACGATCCCAATCTGCCCAGCAAAGTGGTGTCCCCGTTGTTGACCAGAGAGGCGGTCAATCTACTGATCAATTGCGTGACCAGCAAAGAGACCGAGTTGTGGCACTCTCTGGGCGACACCTGGTTGATACCGCGCGACCAATGGAAGGGACACGTGCCACCGTATCATCCCATCTTCGTGGACGGTTGGTCACCGGAGTATCCGATACCCGAGGACAGGGACCACGATCACTTAGCCTCGCTGCTGAACGCTGACAAACAAAAGAGGGACGAGCTACCCGAGCAACAGAACGATCCTTACTACAATCACCGGGAGGTGGACGAGTCGCATTACAGCAGCGATTACTTGGAATACGAGAGCAGAGAGGAGCGCGGTGGCAACGAGTACTTCGACAGGAGTTACGGTACCACCTCTGAACTCTATGGCAGAGAGGAGAGAGTGGTCGATCAGACGAGGGCTCACAGCGACATATCCGTCGATTCTATCGAGAGAACACCGAGGGTCGCCGGGATGGAACGAGCCCAGGAAGCCTGGCTGGACGACCTGATGGCCAGACACGCGAAGATCGTGCAGGTCACTTATCCCAGAACGGCGAACAACGACAAAGAGCTGACGGTCGTTAGGGGCGAGTATCTGGAGATACTCGACGACAGCCGGAAGTGGTGGAAGGCGAGGAATTCCAGGGGCCAGGTCGCGCACGTGCCGCACACCATCGTCACGCCCCACAATACGTCCCATTCCGGCGAGAACGACGTTTTCAACAATCCTCTGTACACCAGCCGATATCCGCGACAGGGGCACGGCTACAATTACGAG GATTCGGAAATTGAGAGAACCAGCACTAGTCCAGGCCCGGAAGCCACTCATCGGACACACGCGATTCCACCACCGGCGCCTGCAGATTGGGTGAGGAAAGAGAGACTCGGGAAAAAAG ATGAGTCTATTGAAACGTCACCTATCAATAGCAAGTTAATATCCTCGGTTGGGACCGACACCAACTTAGCCACACCACCACCCCCCACCGTCGAAAATCGGAAATTAATGTTCGAGAACAAATCAATTGAGGTAGCTCAAGTTCATCCACCACCCGCTAATGTGTCTGTGAAGGTGGTTCCTAAAACACCAAAATCATCACCACCACTGCCTCCACCACCTCCACCACCTCCTCCACCTCCTCCACCTCCTCCAACTCCAACTCCAATTCCAACTCCAATTCCAACTCCAACTCCAACTCCAACTCCAACTTTGCAAAGTCAGTCATCGGTCTCATCTACCAGCTCGAGCAAAACAGGAACGCAGAAAAGCAACAAGTCTACCCTTG GGGCTCAAAGTCAGGATGAAATGCACCAGGAACTGAAGTTTGTCCTGAACATCTACCGCGAGAAGAAACAAAACGTGAAAGACATTTCGGGTCCCGACGTTATTTTGGATCAATTTTCATCTCCTAGTGAAGTGCACAACTGGTTGATGGTTAAAGGATTTTCAGAAAA GACTTGCAAACAGTTGAGGGATATGACTGGTTCGGATATATTTGATCTAACTAGACGACAAATGGAGCAATACTGCGGCGCAGGAGAAGGCTCTAGACTCTATAGCCAAATTACATTATTACGAACTGAATCCGAG AAGAAGAGTTCTCGAAAATCGGAATTGAAGGGAATATTGGAAAAAGCTCGGCACAGAGCAGAACAATAG